In Gemmatimonadota bacterium, the sequence TGATCTCCTGCGTGTTTTAAGATCCGAATGACTTTTCCAGGCATTTGCGCGCTTACGGGTTCGGCATTGGTGGGTGCTGTTTCCTGTGTAGATACCGCATCCTCTATATCCACTGTATAAGTTGTGCCGTTTACGGTAGCGATATTGCCGTCAATTTGTACGCTCACGGATTTGCCGTTGACCTGTAGCTTGTATTCTGCTGCGCCGTCGGCAACTGGCGCGGGTGCGTCATCCTGTTTTTCGATTTTCCGCACGCCTATTTCGGCATCGCCTTTCAAGAAATCCATTCCCTTGTCGCCGCAGGTCGCTACGATGAAGATGTGCTCGTCCGTCGCTTCAATTCCCTCGGCGTCCAACAGTTTCTTCGCGGCTTCTCTTCCCTTTTCGGGATCGGCATCATTGCGTTCAAGAGGCGGCTGGTCTGTGGGTTCAAGTCCCAGTTGATTTGACGCGATTTTTACAACTTCGGGGTCGGGGGGCACAGGGGTTTTGCCAAAATAGCCGAGTACCATCTGCCCATAGGGTTCGGCGATTCTTTCCCAGGGACCAAACATCACGTTGTTAAATGCCTGTTGAAAATAGAATTGCGATACGGGTGTGACAGATGTGCCAAAACCGCCCCGTGCGACTACGTCGCCCATGGCTTTGATCATGTCGGGATATTTGTCCATAATGCCATTGTCGCGCAACATCTGCGTATTGGCCGTGAGCGCGCCGCCCGGCATGGGACTCCAGGGGATCATGGGTTCAACTGCCGTAGCTTCTGGTGGCAAAAAGTAATCCGCCATGCATTCTTTAAATACTTCTTCGGCGTCGCGGACTTTCTCTATGTCGATGTCCAGGTCGTAATCTGTACCGCGAAGCGCGTGCCACATGACCAGGATATCGGGCTGGCAGGTGCCTCCGGAACACGGTGCCAGGGACAGGTCTATGGCATCGGCTCCCGCTTCCAGCGCGGCCAGATTGGCCTGTACGCTGATCCCGGCCGTTTCATGGGTGTGAAAGTGGATAAATGTGCCATCGGGCAGCAGTTGGTGCGCCCGTTTAATGGTCTCATATACTTTTGATGGCACGGCTGTACCTGAGGCGTCTTTGAAACACACGGAGTGATATGGAATATCGGCTTCTAAAATTTCGCGGAGTGTTTGTTCGTAAAAATCCGCGTCGTGTGCGCCGGTGCAGCCGGGTGGCAATTCCATCAATGTCACGCATACTTGATGATGCAATCCCGCATCTGCGATGCATTGTCCGCTGTAGATCAAATTGTTGACATCGTTGAGGGCGTCAAAATTGCGGATGGTCGTAATGCCGTGTTTTTTGAACAGTTCGGCGTGCAGCTTGATGATATCGCTCGACTGCGATTCCAATCCCACGACATTCACGCCGCGGGCCAGGGTCTGCAAATTGGCCTCTGGTCCTGCGGCTTCTCGGAATGCATCGGTCATTGCAAACGCATCTTCGTTGCAATAAAAGTACAGGGACTGAAATCGCGCCCCGCCTCCGGCTTCATAATAATCGATACCCGCTTCGCGTGCGGCTTCTACCGCAGGTAAAAAGTCGGGTGTGAATACGCGCGCGCCATAGACCGACTGGAAGCCGTCGCGAAATGCTGTATTCATAAATATTACTTTTTTCTTTGCCATAATTAAAATCCTTCGACAAATGCAGAGCCTACTGAACCAGTACCGACCACAAGATCCCCGCGGCAACGGCTGAGCCGATCACGCCAGCTACATTGGGTGCCATGGCGTGCATCAATAGGAAATTATGTGCGTCTTCTTGTTGCCCCACCATCTGCACGACCCGTGCGGAGTCGGGCACTGCCGATACGCCTGCGGCACCTACGAGGGGATTGATTTTTTCTTTTGTCAACACGTTCATCAATTTTGCAAACAGGACGCCGCTGGCCGTAGCGACTGCAAAAGATAGCGCGCCCAGGCCAAAAATCAAAAGCGAATCAGGGGTCAAGAATGTTTGTGCCTCTGTGCTGGCACCTACGGAAAAGCCGAGCAGGATTGTGACAATATCGACCATTGCTGTGCGTGCGGACTCTGCCAATCGGTCTGTGACCATGCTCTCTTTTAACAAGTTGCCAAAAAATAACATGCCCAGCAGGGTCAATGCGCCCGGCGCAATTAAGGTTGCAATCAAGAAGCCAGCTATCGGAAAAATGATGCGTTCGCGCTTGGAGGGTGTGCGCGGTTCGGGCATGCGAATCAGGCGTTCGCGTTTGGTCGTCAATAGCATCATAACCGGGGGCTGAATTACCGGGACGAGTGCCATGTACGAATACGCCGCGATGGCAATGGCGCCCAAAAGATGAGGGGCCAATTTGGCCGATAGGAAAATAGCCGTAGGTCCATCAGCGCCGCCAATGATTCCGATGGCTCCAGATTCAGAAGGTGAAAAGCCCAGATATAGCGCGCCGATCAGGGTCAGGAATATGCCCATTTGCGCCGCAGCGCCTAATAGTACCAGTTTGGGATTGGACAGGAGTGTCGAAAAATCGGTCATTGCGCCAATTCCCAAAAAGATCAGCGGCGGGAATAAGCCCGATGTCACGCCGAAGTAAATATAGCGCAGTACACTGCCCTCGTCGTAAACGCCGAGGGCCATGCTCGGAATAGCAGGGATATTTCCCACGATCATGCCAAAACCGATTGGCAGCAACAACAGGGGTTCGTAATCTCTGGTGATCGCCAGGTGAATAAATACAATGCCAATTGCGATCATAATGACATTGCCCCAACTCAAGTTGGCAAATCCAGTTGTATGCAAAAAGTCGTAAAATATATCCATCCGCTACCTGAAAATTCTTGTGAGTAATCGCGTCAAGTTTTACCCGTGCTTCTCATGTGCATGACATAACCGATTGCGGCCAGTGCAGCGCTATCGTCTTCAGCCTGTACGGGCACACCGTGATGTCCTGCAGATTCGGGAAATTTTTTTGCGACAACAGCCAATATTTTGGGCAATATTACAATAAATGCACTGATCAATGTCAAAACGCTGAATACAATGATCATCCCGGTCAGCGCAATGCCCAGGCCCTGACCATCTTCAATATTCTGCATGCTAAAGTTAAAATTGTACATAGGAAGCCCTACAGGTGGGGTCTTGTTCGCAATCGTAGTGGTTGTTTAATTCCACTACAATAGCACCGCAATAAGCGAGGATCGCAAGCTGTAAATAGTGCAGGAAATAGCGTGGATTGTCAAGATAAAATAGGAAGGAATGGCGGATTCAAAGAACAATTTGAATACTGCGATGGTGTCTGAGAGCCTCATAGATATTGAGGCGGTGGGATTCGTCGAGGACGACCATATCGAGGTTTAAGCTGCGATACTTTCCATGCCTGCTCTGATTTGAAAAGGTCAGGGTATAATCGCTGTCGCCCACAATTTCGGCAATCGCCCGACGCATGTGTTCTTCTTCGCGGCCAATGATCTTAAAATTCCAGGGACACGGATACTCAATTTCTGATGGTCCTTCGATCATAAAAAAATCCTTTGTTGAATTGGGATACAACTGTATTAGCACTCTGGTAAAGCGGGCGACCACAGGGGGTCGCCCCTACTCATTTTTTTCCTATACAATCTTCACATGCCAATGCAAAGCGCATTTGCCCGCCATCGGGTATTTCGGTATCAAAATCTGTTTTTACCCTGCCATTTGTTCCGCAAAAATCACATCGGCCAGTCTGATCGTATTCCGATTGGGCGGCGACTTTGAGCATGGTGCGTTCTTTGTGCGCGTAATTTTCGTTTTGCACCTGTCGCATAAAGTTCAGGACTGTCTTATCGGTTTCATTTTGACG encodes:
- a CDS encoding biotin attachment protein, with the translated sequence MAKKKVIFMNTAFRDGFQSVYGARVFTPDFLPAVEAAREAGIDYYEAGGGARFQSLYFYCNEDAFAMTDAFREAAGPEANLQTLARGVNVVGLESQSSDIIKLHAELFKKHGITTIRNFDALNDVNNLIYSGQCIADAGLHHQVCVTLMELPPGCTGAHDADFYEQTLREILEADIPYHSVCFKDASGTAVPSKVYETIKRAHQLLPDGTFIHFHTHETAGISVQANLAALEAGADAIDLSLAPCSGGTCQPDILVMWHALRGTDYDLDIDIEKVRDAEEVFKECMADYFLPPEATAVEPMIPWSPMPGGALTANTQMLRDNGIMDKYPDMIKAMGDVVARGGFGTSVTPVSQFYFQQAFNNVMFGPWERIAEPYGQMVLGYFGKTPVPPDPEVVKIASNQLGLEPTDQPPLERNDADPEKGREAAKKLLDAEGIEATDEHIFIVATCGDKGMDFLKGDAEIGVRKIEKQDDAPAPVADGAAEYKLQVNGKSVSVQIDGNIATVNGTTYTVDIEDAVSTQETAPTNAEPVSAQMPGKVIRILKHAGDHVQAGESILILEAMKMEVQITSPNAGTVVEMPVNVGDQVSNGQTLAMVG
- a CDS encoding sodium ion-translocating decarboxylase subunit beta produces the protein MDIFYDFLHTTGFANLSWGNVIMIAIGIVFIHLAITRDYEPLLLLPIGFGMIVGNIPAIPSMALGVYDEGSVLRYIYFGVTSGLFPPLIFLGIGAMTDFSTLLSNPKLVLLGAAAQMGIFLTLIGALYLGFSPSESGAIGIIGGADGPTAIFLSAKLAPHLLGAIAIAAYSYMALVPVIQPPVMMLLTTKRERLIRMPEPRTPSKRERIIFPIAGFLIATLIAPGALTLLGMLFFGNLLKESMVTDRLAESARTAMVDIVTILLGFSVGASTEAQTFLTPDSLLIFGLGALSFAVATASGVLFAKLMNVLTKEKINPLVGAAGVSAVPDSARVVQMVGQQEDAHNFLLMHAMAPNVAGVIGSAVAAGILWSVLVQ
- a CDS encoding OadG family protein produces the protein MYNFNFSMQNIEDGQGLGIALTGMIIVFSVLTLISAFIVILPKILAVVAKKFPESAGHHGVPVQAEDDSAALAAIGYVMHMRSTGKT
- a CDS encoding DUF493 domain-containing protein, which translates into the protein MIEGPSEIEYPCPWNFKIIGREEEHMRRAIAEIVGDSDYTLTFSNQSRHGKYRSLNLDMVVLDESHRLNIYEALRHHRSIQIVL